One Heterodontus francisci isolate sHetFra1 unplaced genomic scaffold, sHetFra1.hap1 HAP1_SCAFFOLD_330, whole genome shotgun sequence DNA segment encodes these proteins:
- the LOC137363720 gene encoding histone H2AX-like, with amino-acid sequence MSGRGKTSGKARAKAKSRSSRAGLQFPVGRVHRLLRKGNYAERVGAGAPVYLAAVLEYLTAEILELAGNAARDNKKSRIIPRHLQLAVRNDEELNKLLGGVTIAQGGVLPNIQAVLLPKKTSAQSSQKK; translated from the coding sequence atgtctggaagaggaaagaccagcggcaaagctcgggccaaggccaagtctcgctcctcccgggctggattgcagttcccggtgggccgtgttcacaggctcttgagaaagggcaactatgctgagcgtgtgggtgccggagccccggtctatctggctgctgtgctcgagtatctgaccgctgaaatcctcgagctggctggcaacgcggcccgagacaacaagaagagccgcatcatccccagacacctgcagttggccgtccgcaacgatgaggagctcaacaagttgctggggggagtgaccatcgctcagggtggggtgctgcctaatatccaggccgtgctgctgcctaagaaaaccagcgctcagagctcccagaaaaagtaa